The Arachis duranensis cultivar V14167 chromosome 2, aradu.V14167.gnm2.J7QH, whole genome shotgun sequence genome has a window encoding:
- the LOC107475566 gene encoding 4-hydroxy-tetrahydrodipicolinate synthase, chloroplastic codes for MAAMLKSYSSTACFPASGFTVFRSNNATNASNKRSSNWKPPQAAIIPNLHLPMRSFEVKNRTSTEDIKCLRLITALKTPYLPDGRFDLEAYDDLVNKQIENGVEGIIVGGTTGEGQLMSWDEHIMLIGHTVNCFGSKIKVVGNTGSNSTREAIHASEQGFAVGMHAALHINPYYGKTSLDGMISHFESVISMGPTIIYNVPSRTGQDIPPHVIQTLAQSATLAGVKECVGNDRIKQYTDDGIVVWSGNDDQCHDARWGYGATGVISVTSNLVPGLMRDIMFAGKNPTLNSKLLPLMDWLFQEPNPIGLNTALAQLGVVRPVFRLPYVPLPAEKRIEFVNLVKQIGREHFVGDKDVQVLDDDDFILVGRY; via the exons GAGCTCAAACTGGAAGCCTCCACAGGCAGCTATCATACCCAATTTGCATCTCCCAATGCGCAGCTTTGAGGTGAAAAATAG GACATCAACTGAGGACATAAAGTGTCTGAGATTGATAACTGCGCTCAAAACTCCGTACCTACCTGATGGCCGATTTGATCTAGAAGCGTATGATGATTTGGTGAACAAGCAAATTGAAAACGGTGTAGAAGGTATTATTGTTGGTGGCACAACTGGTGAAGGCCAATTAATGAGCTGGGACGAACACATCATGCTTATCGGGCACACGGTCAATTGTTTTGGCAgtaaaatcaaggttgttggtAACACCGGAAGTAACTCCACGAGGGAAGCAATCCATGCCAGTGAGCAGGGTTTTGCAGTTGGAATGCATGCTGCCCTTCATATAAACCCTTACTACGGCAAAACCTCCTTGGACGGTATGATTTCTCACTTCGAAAGCGTGATTTCCATGGGCCCTACAATCATATATAATGTTCCTTCGAGGACTGGTCAAGATATTCCTCCTCATGTGATTCAAACCTTGGCTCAAAGTGCTACCTTGGCCGGTGTCAAGGAATGTGTTGGAAACGATCGGATCAAACAGTACACGGATGATGGCATTGTTGTGTGGAGTGGCAACGATGATCAATGCCATGATGCTAGATGGGGCTATGGTGCCACCGGAGTGATATCTGTCACCAGCAACCTTGTTCCTGGTTTGATGCGAGACATCATGTTTGCAGGGAAGAATCCAACATTGAATTCAAAGCTCCTTCCTCTGATGGACTGGCTTTTCCAGGAGCCAAACCCGATTGGTTTAAACACAGCTCTTGCCCAACTTGGGGTTGTCAGACCGGTTTTCAGGCTGCCGTACGTGCCGCTCCCTGCGGAGAAAAGGATTGAGTTTGTGAACTTGGTGAAGCAAATTGGCCGAGAACATTTTGTTGGAGACAAAGATGTTCAggttcttgatgatgatgattttatcTTAGTTGGTCGATATTAG